Genomic window (Rosa chinensis cultivar Old Blush chromosome 6, RchiOBHm-V2, whole genome shotgun sequence):
ACATGTAGCGGGAGATTAGTCTGaaaagtgtgaatttcactcccctacTTTAATTACACaattcagacccaaaaaaaaaaaaaaaaaaaacttaattacaCAATGTTCAACTTTAAAGATCATGCTTTTAGGGTTTCAAACTTACATACTACCTAATAAATCTTGGATTGATTGGGGAGAGTGGGCTTGGAGTTTTATAAGCTGTCAGCTGTGGTGTTAAGATAGTTAAATCGACCCAATTCTAGATCCGACCCACTTCTACCCCGGGTTCTCACATACTCGCATTCTGCTCCGGTAACTCGAATAAACCTTGTGATTGATTGCAGGAGAGTTTGGCTCTACTCTCCGGAATGGCGAATCAGCAACCGCCATCTCTACGGCCATGGTTTCTCGAGGCAGTGCCATTCATCGTGCTTCTCCTAATAGCAGCTCATGTCCTCGCTTTGGTATGCTCAAGCTTTTTTACTTCcgttttgcttcttcttttagTCTCTGATATCTGATTCTTTTCTCCTTTTGCATCATGATATAGGTCTATTGGATATACAGATTAGCTACTGAGAAAGAGAAACAACCCCAGAGGAGAAAAGCACACTAAGCCACAGGTTTTGAtttgcgaaaaaaaaaaaaaaaaaattgttgatttCTTGTGGGAAGAATGTTAATTAAGTTTGATTATGAGCTAGTCGTCCTTTTTATTTACTGCAGTTACTGGTTCGTGTACTAATAGCTTATGGAGTGCGACAATTTACTTAATTAAGAGAATTAACAGACACATTTGAGTGTTGTTAATTTCTTGGGTTTTTTATCTTCTACTCTTTTAATATTTCGAttcataatttattttcaaGTAACAGGCACTGCAGTTCTCTTGTTATATATCGGGTGATCTGTGCAATTTATAAGGTCAGTGTGTTCTATATTTAGTTTCCTTTTGGTTTATGAGAATGTATGAGCAAGAGGAACCAACCTTGTTTGATTCTTGTGCCATTTCCTCCCATCTTTTAATTTAATACTGTTTTTCGGTTGCTGATTAATTTAAGGGAGAGTAATAAATGAAATATGCTAAGGGTTTATCTGCTTGAATTATATAATAAGTTTGATAAATGATTTCATACTAAGTATTTACTGATTAGTTGAATATTACTGGATGAGACAGATGGAATGCTATATACTTTGTCAAACTTAACAGGAAGTTAAACATACGTATATTACAAGAGAATCTCCAGTATGGTGTATTACCATACCAATGGAAGTTCACTTTATCATACTTATGAAATTCACTCAGTTTGGTGATTCTTGATCTCTAGTTTTAATTCCATGTTTACTATCCATGCTTACTCCCATATCCAGATGATCTTTCGATGTGGGTAAGCTGCAATGGCTTCAGAGTCATGTTTGAATCTTTTTTGGTTAGAAGTCATGGGTTTAGTTTGGTATTGTTATCACCTTGCATTTTCCTATAGAAGGTACTTGCCAATGCATAAGAAACGTATTGGTTTGTACTTGCCGTGAGCTTAAGCATGTATACATGAATCATGTGTGTACATTATGAACGGTGTTTGCGTAGTTCTTTTAGTTAAACTCTGGATGACCTTGAAGCCCAGCGAGGTCATGTCACCGTGCTTCCATTGCAGGTGTGTTTTTAAACTTTGTTTTTACACTGAAGTGTCTCAAGCATTTTTTAGATTTCTCTTTACACTTTGTTGTTTAGTTCTTCTATTAAAACTCTGTAAGTCTTTCGTTTTTAGAGCCCAAAAACTAGATTTGACGGTTAGAAACCATTGCAACCAACTATTAGTTTGTCTCTAAGCCATAAAGTTTTTTTATTAATGTTAGGATGACAATTGCACCTATTATCGGTATTTTGTTATTCATTGGCCAGTACTTTGCCTAAAGCTTCcttgtcttcttttctttgccCAAACCAATTATTTTTGTATGAAATAATTTGAGCATCCCGCGTGACAAAATGTTTTCTTTAGATGGAATCTTGAACTTGATTGTTTACATCTTATATCACAAAGCAACATCATGTGAATGTTGCAGACTATTGTAGCGTCGCAGTATATGGGAAACCCTAACTGGTTCAGAATGATATAATTGTAGTGGTCATCATTTGTTACCTGCCATTTGTATAGTTTTGGTCTTCCCCTAAAAcactttaaaataataaaactgCAAGCATACATTTACGATGATACCTGAAATGACAACACCAGTGACTCtattacttaaaaaaataaagtaacaTATATCTCTTCAGTTCGAGAATGAGATGCAACAAATGCGCCTTTCCTTTTGTTTCCTAAGCTGGATGTGAGAATTGAACAATGAAACTTGGTTCCTTCTTTTGGGGTTTACCTTCATGCTGCATTTTTGGATCTGAAAATCGAGTGCAGCAGCTGCCCTTGCAGTAGTCGGCTTGGCTCTTATTCTGTGGCGGCTGATGAGGAGAATAGGTTTGGGATTAGGTTCTTTTGGAGCAGTGATTGTTGCAAGATACAGCGAGAATGATAGAGAGAGTAAAGCTTCATCCTCATTTCTCTAACATTAGAGTATCTCATCCCAATTTTCTTTATATCATGTCATCTGCATAAGAACTGATAGGACAATTGATGAAGAATGATGAAGCATACAAGTGGAATCTTTACATGGTGATGGACTTTGTGGAGATCTTGCCTGGTTGGGGAAAGTTTAAGTAAATTTAGGCTGATATTATTAGGATATTTCAACTAGGATTTCTTTTCGATTCTTCTTAATCTAGAATAGGAAGGTTCTTTATTAGTATGATTTTACTAGGACTTTATTAGGGTTGTTTTATCCTAGTTTTTGTAGAATTATCTCAACCTCTCTACATATAGAtgcctttgtagtcttttattttcagatttgagttAATAAAATTGAAAGCTTCCTAGGTGTGATGCATAGAAACCCTACCGCTATTGCTAGTAATCCTATCCTAGAACCTTACTACTATGATGCTAGTTGTTCTATCCCTTTTCCCTTAGTTTTCCTGTCCTTAAACTCGTAAAATCCCTACTGTTCCTTGAACAACCAGAAACCCTATCCTACTGGTGTAACCATAAACCCTATTTGTCCTGCATCAACGATCATCTTGATGTAACAAATACTACAGCAGTATTTCTGAATAGATTTTTGACCAAAAAATCAGGTTCAAGCAAGAATTTTAGATTGAGATAATGCCTGAAATGTCATGCCCCCTACTCGTGACTAATCTACAAATACAAACGAGTAATGCAAtcaaggagggagagagagaggacgcaCCTGGTCAGTATCCCTTTGAGTGGCAGAGGGAGGTACAGCCGGTGAACAATGTTAAATTTGTGGGGAGGTCACATGGCAAATGCAGAGATCCTATTAGACTGCCTTAATCTTTAATGTTACAAAGTCCAAAGCTATCTATTTTTATGGTGTTCCTTAGCATTACTATCTTGTTATTGGTCTCTAGTATATTTGAAAATGGAGGTGTAACACTGTTTGATAAGAACTTCTATTTTCCTCCCTGTCATGACATATTATCATCTGTTTGCAAAAAGTTGATCTGTTACTGATAAGACTATTCAAGGTAGATTTCAGAGGCTATGCAATTGTGATGGAAGCTTCCATTCTTGGTTGATAAGCTAAATACTGATGCCAGTCTCAACAATCATAGGGGGATTAATTATATGTGCTGGTTCATAAATGACTGGTTTGTGGCTTAACAATTTCAATGTGAATCTAGGCACTGGGATGGTACTTCAGGGCTTAACATATTACTATTGAGGTCTATGGCCTGGTGCTGGACTTGGACTATAGATTTCAGTATATGTTGCTGATGTTGATAGCCTGATACTGATGCCAATCCTTCTCTCTCATTTTTTTGGTTTGATACTGGATTGctgatttttatttagtttGGTCAACACTAGCAGAGTTTTTATGATTAGCCAATCTCTCATATTTATAAAGAACTGAATGGAGACGGCCAGGCACGCAGGTTTTGGTACTCTAAAAAATTCTTTGACTTGGTGTAAAACGTCTCATGGTTTGTTGTAAAAGCTATTGTTAGCCATAAGTTTGCTAGCAACGGCCACCCCCAAATCGAAGTAATTACGGAATCCCAAATGTGAAATCCTCTATTCGTAAGGCCCGTAAGTCCAATCTAGAGTTGATGCCGGGTCCAAATAGCATCCAAATCACTTTAGCCACCCAAATCTCATTTTGTACCCAAATCACTCTAGGCACCCCAATTGGTTTGGGCACCCTTTCATCACCCTTGCCATTCTCAACGGTCAACGCAACTTCATAACCCAGTCGTAGACAATACCAATCCTCTCCAGACCGGCAATCATTGGGACTAATATAGATAAACTAGAAacggaggaaaaaaaaaaatgaaaaaccaacGGGAAAAGGAGAAAGCACCAGatgcttataaaaaaaaatagtaatggggaaaagaaaagaaaaattatatgctttgtacggaaaaaaaaaattatatgcgCTTCCAGCATAAAGCGCTCTTATCGTAATATTCTTAAAACTTAAGGGCATCTCTGTATGGTTCTTATTATACACACCAGGTGTAGCCATCCTATTGAGGTTTTCACTCTTCACTCGTATAGAGAAGAGTCGCATCgagaaaaccaaaaccaagGAGAGTAGTATGTGTCCGACAAAGCCGAAGCACCGGAGTTCAGTAGTCGATCACGCCGGCAAATGCTCCAGATCCGGAGAGTCCACAACCTCCACCGCCGACTGGATCTCCGAGACAATCCAAGGCGGATCCTTACCCCACGTCGACCTCCACACTGGAACGAACGGCTGGGCATCACCTCCCGGCGACCTATTCTCTCTCCGTGGAAAAAACTACTTGACAAGACGACAAAAAGCGCCCGCCGGAGACTACCTACTGACCCCGGTGGCCACCGACTGGCTCAAATCCAGTTCGAAGCTGGAAAATGTACTCGCCCGTCCCGATAACCGTGTGGCGCACGCGCTGCggaaggcccaagcccaaggcAAGTCCCTGAAGAGCTTCATCTTCGCTGTGAATCTACAGGTGCCAGGTAAGGACCAGCACAGCGCGGTGTTCTACTTCGCCGCAGAGGATCCCATCCCGTCGGGGTCACTCCTCCACCGGTTCATCAACGGCGACGACGCGTTCCGGAACCAGCGGTTCAAGATCGTGAATCGGATCGTGAAAGGGCCGTGGATCGTTGAGAAAACGGTGGGGAATTACAGCGCGTGTTTGTTGGGGAAAGCGCTGACGTGTAATTACCATAGAGGACCAAACTACTTGGAGATTGACGTGGATATCGCCAGCTCCGGGATCGCCAAGGCCATCCTGCGACTGGCATTGAGATACGTGACGAGCGTGACGATCGACATGGGGTTTCTGGTGGAGGCGCAGACAGAGGATGAGTTGCCCGAGAGGTTAGTCGGTGCCGTTAGGATTTGCCAGATGGAGATGTCCTCCGCAACGGTAATCGACGCGCCGCCGCACGTCGCTCGTGCCCAGAGTTTTGCCAGGGTTAATCACAACTGTTAGTTtatttatttctctctctcactctttttttttttttttgctttaatTTTGTTGTTATTTATGCCTATTTGGATTGGCGGGTGTACGTAGATAATAAAATTGAAATCGGAACAACAAATAACAATATTGGTTTTTGTTCTTCTCCGTGATTTTACTGGTAAGCAAGCAAACAACACTGTTAAGATTTTGGTGGTGGGATCAGTTAAGTCGGAAAATGACATTCGTCATTGTCATATTCCATTCTCCTACGTCATTAACCATTTCCCAGGTTGATATTCACACTGCAAAAATGCAAAGCAAGCTTGAACCTCTTTTTGCGGTTATATATACATCTACCCTAAACTTGTGGACAACGATGGGGTTGATGAATTCTGGTCGAAGCTAGGTTAGCCATACAATTGATTCTTGAATGAGTTGTACCGCAAGAAATGATTACTACCTTTCGGCCGTTGATATATTATCAAATTGTAGACTGGTATTTCAGGatatttttctctgtttttcttttttatcaatAAAGTAGAAACAAAAGATAACGAGCGAGAGTTGTATGATTAGCTTCCAAGTTCCGATATTTGCTTTACTCTAGCTTTACTCTTGGCACATCTTTTGTTTTGGGAATATATTTTGTTAGGCTTTTACGCCTTTACCTTAATTACTCTAGGCCCTTAGTCTTACTGATTTGTTTCTTAAacgtcttctttttttttttcttttttctttttttttaaatcaaatcAACCAAGTGCGTTAGATAAACATCAATAACGCATCAAACATTCAGTAAATGTTACTAGCAAAAGATGATAATGGcaacaaaacaataacaataatgACTTAAATAAAACGTCAAGCAGACAAATGCGACACTGAAAGTCTGAAACATCACCAAAATCAACTTTAAACCCTAACCAATCCCACtcaaaataacaaaaatgaTAGCCACAAACACAAGAATTGTTCAACTTAAAATATGATTATCACCACGTACTGAAGCAGTATCGTCACAAGGGCCTCTGCATCTGATCAAGAATCGACTGCAGAGCTTGAGCAGTATTTAAGAATGACTTTGTCTCCAACGATTCAACTGCGCACAATCAAATTGCCCAACAAACTCCTTCTAAACCCATAAGAATATGGATTCGATGAAGGTGGCCGAAAACAACTTTAGCCTTCAACTCGAGAAGAGAACTTAACTTGAGAAATCTTTGAGAATGAGTTTTAAGGGAGAGATCTAATTAAACAGAAAATTGAGAATAGGTAATGGGTACTTTGATTAGATCAAATCACCATTAAGGGCTTATTATTCACCACACAAGAGACTAAAACGAGATGAAATTTTaacaaaacgaaaagaaaagaagagtagGGGAGGAGGTGCTCTTTCCCTTGTGATGGTGACTAAGGTTTTTTTTCGTGACTagattaaactttttttttttttgggtgactagggtttttgtttttcctttgagGGAAGAGAGCGGTAACTAAGTacattttttgtttcatttgtttcttAATTAGTAATGGGCTTGCTgaaattttcaatttcttctgtcTCTGACAGTCTGACTATAATCAATTATCGATTGAGAAAGTAAGAAGAAAACAATTGTTGATGGagaatttttggttttgaattttgagtcGACAAACCTCTCCCCAAAACAGCGCATACCAGAATCTGGTGGGTGGGGCtgaatcttttgggtttctatATTGACCGTCCAGTTGTTTGGCATCGGAGTATAGACTGACCGACATCAATTGAAATTCCTGTTACTccgttcctttttcttttcagccCTTGTGGCATGTATGCTCTCACTCTCTTCATCCTTTTGTAATTATTAGACTGACCCTAGACTGTATCATTCATTCCCAATGAGACCAAATTCATTGACTCaaatattattatatataaatagaaCAAAACAACTATTTGGTCTGATGTCATAATCTCCTTTttgtaagtgggaggttgtgtgtttgattcacaaaagattagttgtagcatttgatgtttatctgataaaataaaaaaataaaaactcgaTGGATAGAtgtgaaaaaatatttttctaaAGAAGTGGAGAATCATTACAGAATTTTTCTAAAGAAGTGGAGAATTATTAGTGTGAAGTTTTGTCATGAGTGAAATACACATAATGGGTAAGTGAGAATTTATTTGCACAGGagaattttaattttgttatttatttttttatccctATTTATCAAATATAATTTTAAATTAGTACGATATAAGGATTTATATGTAATTTCACACccattttggctaacaaaactaCTTCTCTTAATATTAGTATAGCTAAAAAATATTATTAGagaaaatttaatatatacatAACTATCAGcagctctctcttttctctctcgagAGGGGTACATCGCTTCTTCTAGGAAGGGCAGCCGCCGCATCCTCTTTTTGCTTCGTCGGACGGCACGTCAGCACGACatcgtcgtcggacgggcctCATGATCTCCTCGCTTGTCTGCTCTTCCTTTTGGGATATGAGGTGGGCTTGGGGTCGAAATAAGCGTCCCCGCGCTAGGTTTGTTCGATGCTTGGATCACTTCCCGATCCGGTGCGATTTGGACTAGGATGGTGGGATGGCGGCGTTGTTGATAGAGGTCAAGTACAACGGGTTCTGCACGGTAGCAGTGGGGGATTTGCTGGTTGTAGCCCACTTGCAGCGACTTCTTCATGCTCGTGTGGGTTTTGAGTTTGTCAGTCTTGGTTAGGCGGAGGGAAGTGGCTCCTCGTGCTTCCGGATTGGGTTGGACACAGTGTGCAAGCGGTGATGGCAGGCAGCTGGAGTCTTGGCGGCTACTGGTAgggtttgtgttcttgaggCGGTGTATTGGGCCTCAAACTTGGCTTCCATGTTACTAGGCTAGGGGTTGGACCTGCTTGGTTTAGGCTCAGTCCTTTAGGGTTTTTTAATCtattttttaagtttttaagcTAGCATTGTTCATTAGGGTTAGCCTCCAAGGGTTTCAAGaaataaattagggttagtGCTTGGTTTCATTCCGGTGCTTCCTCTAGTAGTGTCCAGGTTACTGGCTTTGGTTTTAATCTTAGGATGATGTTACATTTTAGGTTGCCTAATTATATTATTTCATTTAGTTTCGGCATAGGGTTAAGGATGTCTCACTCTTGTCGTAGCCCTCCTTTTGGGTGAGTTGTTCTTTGTAATGTTATCTACTTTGATATTAATGGATTGACACCCAAATTCTCTTAAAAAACTACCAGCAGCTTGATACACTTTTTTGTTCAACTATCTTGGATGACTACCAACATGACAATAATGACACTTGGGAATATCTTCATTTGTCAAAGGGCTCAATGAACAACAACATTCAAGCCCAAAACAAAGCAAGGAGAGTTCCCTATATATTATACCTTATTTATGCACAACTTTCTTCCAAACTATCTATCCATCGACGATCTTTCAATCAGCAATGCTTTAAATCAAACTTACGTAGCTGGCTTAATCAGGTTGTTATTAATTAAGCCAGCCTAAGCAATAATAACACATAATTTGATTACGATTCATCAGGGGCAACCGGCAGGGGCAAATCCAACCTTTCCACCAGCGACGTCATACACCACCTGTAACCGTTTCTGTTGAACATTCCCAAATATGGCAATGTCACTGTCATCGCTGTTCCCAGCGAACGCCAAGCACACCTGCGAAGCACTGGCCACATAAAATATGCCCGTCGCGTCCAAATCCAACGTCAACCCACCGCTGAAAGCGAACGCTATTTTGGGATACGACACCGTGCTGCTCCCACTCAGGTCGTAGCACGTGTCCAGTATCGAAAGCTTCTCAGCTTGTGGATAGCTTTTCATTCCTTGCTTAAACGCATCCCTCAAAGCGCTATACGCTGTTGCCGGAAGCCGCGTTATCACCGTCCCTGAGTCGATGATCGTCCCTGAGGACGAAAAAACTGAAGCGGGAATCGATACCCGACGTCCGCCGACATTGATTCCAACGACATCCAGGCCGTAAAAGGACCCACCTTCAGATACAGTGGATAGCGGCGTGAACTTGACGGCGTTGGAGGGTCCGCCGCCTTTTCCGAAGCTGAGGTAACCGGTGGCGCTGGAAGTTGAGGGTAGGCAGTAGGAGAAGAAGCGGCTGTACTTTTGCGCGCTCTGTTCGACAAGGGAGATTTTGTTGCGGCCCAAGCCCAATAACCCTGCAGACCCGCCAAAAAGGCCTTGATTGTTTTGGCCACAACCAAAGAGAAACCCGTCGAAATAGTCAGTTGACGTTAGTGTCAACCTTTCTTTGCTAAAGTATCCCACGGAGAAGGAGTTATCTCCGTATTGTATGCCGTATATGCAAGTTGATGTGCCGCTTGAGCAACCAGGTGTATTACCTGCATCGATGGTCGATCACAAATCAGTTATATGCATGATATGAAGGGGCGAGGCTCTAGTGAGGACCGTAAAATGAGAATTTCATAAGGACTTTTAAATCAACGGTTAGATGATATGTGTGATGTACAATTAATATTCAAATAAAATTGAAACCACTTATCCAACCGTTGAATCCTCATTTTAATATCCTCACTAAAACCTCTCCCTTTTCCTGTGGCTGTGTTGTACGTTACCTGTGGCTGATGTGAGTAGAGAGCAGACTGGTGAATTACAGGAAATGTTGGTATACGATTTGGAGAGGGATGGGTCAAAGATGGGCTCCTTCTGTTTGTAACAAGACTTGACACAAGGCCGACACTGAGTCCAAGTAAGGTCGCTCCCGGTGTCGAATATGAGCGAGAGTTGTTTTGCGGGTGAGCCCAAGCCCACGGTCACAATGTAGTTTCCCGAGCCCACTACGCTGCCGGACTTGGCGGGGATGGATGTGTCGGTTTGCCTTAGGTTGTCACCCTTCCGGGCGTGGATTGAGTCGACTCTGGCTTGGTCCTGCTGGAGGATCTGAGTGTGAGTTGGAGTTGTGGTCTTGTATTGGTTAGGCTTGGACTTCTTAGAGCATGGACCATGCCTGTGTACCACTTTAAGTGATGCCTTCTTCTTATCAAGACCTGGTGATAGAAAGCAGATTATTTCCCTTTCATATATGCACTAATTATATACGACATGCGTTACGTTGTGGTTAATCTTTAATAATGATAATATAAATAGAATATTAGAATTTGGTATTTGTGGGTATAGTAGCTGATCAAGCTAGCTAGGCAGTAGCATGATTAATTAGTGGCATGTCTGCTGGCAATTTGTGTCGTACCTGCTTACATATGGGGCCAGTAGTCACCAAATGACGACCAAAACAACTTAACAAATTGATGAATATAAGCTTCCAAAAAGAAATCATCATGTAACTCTCCCAATTGTGGGGGTTCAAGGAACTCTAAAGTCACATGCATGTCTTTATCTCATCCTTTTGTGCGTCGACCTCTTTCTCGATCTACTCTGTAGTTGGGCAATTGTAGTCGAATTCAATTATATGATTGTGTCAGATTAAGTTTCATTAAGGATCGTGGTTATGTTTAGCTCATCGATCAGTTATCATACACACTTTCTGGAGAGAAAAAAACTTTCGACTCATACATAGACAAGAATAGTTTACTGCAATAAATCAGGCTGTTAATATTCTTTGATGAAAATGGACGCCAAAGAGCCAAAAAACGAAGAAGATCACAGCAGTATATacaaaaaatattaaaagaatTTCGCAGCAAGAAGAACTATCCAATAAATTAAGTTACTAA
Coding sequences:
- the LOC112168736 gene encoding aspartyl protease family protein At5g10770, with translation MATPSVHSSCSFLANKYLISFCVFVCVNILSSLDKGFALSTHHTDVQLSSLLPASTCSSSTRGLDKKKASLKVVHRHGPCSKKSKPNQYKTTTPTHTQILQQDQARVDSIHARKGDNLRQTDTSIPAKSGSVVGSGNYIVTVGLGSPAKQLSLIFDTGSDLTWTQCRPCVKSCYKQKEPIFDPSLSKSYTNISCNSPVCSLLTSATGNTPGCSSGTSTCIYGIQYGDNSFSVGYFSKERLTLTSTDYFDGFLFGCGQNNQGLFGGSAGLLGLGRNKISLVEQSAQKYSRFFSYCLPSTSSATGYLSFGKGGGPSNAVKFTPLSTVSEGGSFYGLDVVGINVGGRRVSIPASVFSSSGTIIDSGTVITRLPATAYSALRDAFKQGMKSYPQAEKLSILDTCYDLSGSSTVSYPKIAFAFSGGLTLDLDATGIFYVASASQVCLAFAGNSDDSDIAIFGNVQQKRLQVVYDVAGGKVGFAPAGCP
- the LOC112168737 gene encoding protein ENHANCED DISEASE RESISTANCE 2-like, which codes for MCPTKPKHRSSVVDHAGKCSRSGESTTSTADWISETIQGGSLPHVDLHTGTNGWASPPGDLFSLRGKNYLTRRQKAPAGDYLLTPVATDWLKSSSKLENVLARPDNRVAHALRKAQAQGKSLKSFIFAVNLQVPGKDQHSAVFYFAAEDPIPSGSLLHRFINGDDAFRNQRFKIVNRIVKGPWIVEKTVGNYSACLLGKALTCNYHRGPNYLEIDVDIASSGIAKAILRLALRYVTSVTIDMGFLVEAQTEDELPERLVGAVRICQMEMSSATVIDAPPHVARAQSFARVNHNC